Part of the Arthrobacter sp. MMS18-M83 genome is shown below.
GTCATCGAGGTTTCGGGAACGATAGGTCGCCTGGATGCTGCCTCGAGCTGTATCCGCGCCACCCGGATGCCCCTGATGACGGTTCTCGAAGAGATTCTTGACGGAAAGCGTGAATGGATTTTTCCGGGGCAAAGCGTCTACAAAACAATTTCTGGAACCGGCCGAAAAGGCGGTTCGTGGGTCCGCCATATTGACTACGTCAACGCCCATATCCTTGCGTCAGGCCTGAGTATTCCCCTCCTTCCCGAGACATCTCACTATGGACGACTCTCAGGACCCATCCAAGCCGCACCCCAAGTCCTTGAAGATGGGATTCGACCCGCTACTCGAGAACAAGTTTGAGCGCACCTGGTTTGGCGCATTCAAGTCGTAGGCGTCATCCAATCCGGCTGTCTGCGCACAAAACCGGGGCCCCTGCCCACCCGCTGTCGTGCCCCTCCGCACCGCTGTGCAGACCGAGTACTCCCTGTGGGAACGGGAGCCCGAAACGAAGGTCTTCCCGGTCCTGGCTGAGCTGGGCATCGGATTCGTTCCGTACAGCCCTCTCGGGCGCGGGTTCCTAACCGGACAGCTGCGCAGCGAGGCGGACTTCGCCGAGAACGACTACCGACGGCACTCCCCTAGGTTCCAAGGCGACAACTTCAAACGCAACCTCGAGCTGGTGGACCGGGTGAAGGAACTCGCAGACCAGAAGGGATGCACCCCGGGGCAGCTGGCACTCGCCTGGCTGCTGGCACAGGGCGAGCACATCGTCCCGATCCCCGGCACCAAGAAGCGCGAACGCCTGGCAGAGAACCTGGAGGCCATCGCCGTCGAACTCTCCGAAGAGGACCTCAAGCGCCTCGATGAACTCGTCCCGGCAGGGTCAGCTGCCGGAGACCGCTACCCCAACATGGGCAGCATCGACGGCTAAGTCCGGGCCCCTAGCCAGCAACCGCTTCTTTACCGAGCACCACGTTCACCGGCGCCTCGCCGGCTTGCAGCAACGAAATCTGCTTCTTGATGAGCCGGACCATCCGGGGGAACATCGCCGAGCTCGCCCCGCCCACATGGGGCGTGATCAGCACACCAGGCGCCGTCCACAAAGGATGATCGGCGGGCAACGGCTCCGGGTCGGTCACATCCAAAGCAGCCCGTAGCCGTCCCGACGACGTCTCCCGTAGCAAGGCTTCCGTGTCCGCCACAGGACCCCGCGCCACGTTCACCAACAGCGCGCCGTCCGGCATGGCCGCGAGGAACCGGTCATCCACCAGCCCGCGGGTCTGCTCGGACAACGGCACGCTGACCACTACGATCTCGTGCAGCGGCAATTGCTCATACAGCGCATCGATGCCGAGGATCCGGCCGTGTTCATCGTCCCGTTCGCGGCTGGCCATCCGCGTCACGTGCGTTTCGAACGGCAACAGCCTGGCTTCAATGGCCTTCCCCACTCCCCCGTAGCCCACCAGGAGAACACGGCGGTCCGCCAAACTGGGGCGCTGCCCGGCACCCCACGTACCAGTCGCTTGGTTCCGCACAAAGTCCGGAATGCCGCGCTGGCTGGCGATCATCATTCCCAAGGCGAGTTCCGCCGTCGACGTCTCATGGACTCCTGCCGCGTTGGCGAAAACGCAACCCGACGGCAAAACGTCAGCGACGCCGTCGTACCCGATCGACTGGCTCTGCACCAAGCGGACCGTCACGCCATCCAGTGCCGCGAGGGCATCTGGCCGGCCCATGTAGGGCGGCACCAGAAGGTCGAAGTGGTCCGCCGGCGCGGGACCAGCCAGGTCCCACACCACAAACTCGACGTCGGCGGAAGGCCCCATGGCGTCCAGAAGTTTCCGATCGGGCAGGCAGACCCTCAGCCGGACCGTCACCGGTAAATCACCAGATTGATGTTCACAGGACGCAGCGCGGTTTCGCTCATTCTTTTCCCGTCTCCCTTAGCTCCGGCGAAGCGCTTGTTCGAGTTGTTACTCAGGGGCAGGAATAGTCGTAGTCGAGTCCGGAGGACACGTACTGGGTCACAGACACCCGGCTTCCAGACGTAAGGCCAGGCACAGAACAATTGGACTTCGCTCCGCGCAAGGTATTGGCACCGGGAAGCCAACTCGGCGGCCCAGCCAGCGGACTGCTGGTGGGCACGGTTCCGGCGATGGTTCCCCACTGACTTGCGGTCGAATAGATCCCGACACCTGCGCCGGCAGCGCCGGAAGTGATGCTCTTGAAGTAGGTGGCCATTCCTTCAAGGTCGGCCCTGTTCAGTGCCGTGGTGGTCTGCCAACTGTTGCCGGTTTCCACATCGAGCCACCAGAAATAGTTCCCGGGGTTGTTCACGCCGCGGATGGTGGCGTCGTCGTACGCCTTCGCGTAGCCGTACATGTAGGAGCAGGCAAGATCGACCGCACCGCCGCACGTCCCGTAAGGATTGGCGATCTGTGTGCCGGCGTAGGTGTTCGACGACGGCCACCACGAGCCTGCGAGTCCCGGATTGGCGGTGTTCACGTACAGGGCCACCTTGGGCTGCGCTGTTCCTCCCGTTGAGCCAGCCGCCCAAGCCAGTTGCTGAGCCAAGCAAGGGTTGGTGTTATTGGCCAGGCCGCCGGTAACGCCCACGATCGCAAACGCTTGCCCCGCCGGGAGGCTTTTGCCGCACTGTGGCCAGGAAACATCGTTGCCGATCAAACCCTGAGTCCGGGGAGGCGGGGCCGCTGCTGCAGGAGCCATCCCCGCCAGCGACAGTCCAAGAAGGGCCAGGAACGTGCATGCCATCTTCATTCCAAAGTGCGCCATGCGCCCCATGGTACGCCCGCCCTCCCCGTCCCTCGGAAATGCACCGCCCTCCCCGGCGCCAAGAAGTCCGCGCCCCGCGGCTACTCGGCCGCGGGCTCGCCTTGCTTGACCAAAGCAGCCTCAAGGTTGATTTTCACCTTGTCGCTCACTAGGAAACCGCCGGTCTCCAGGGCTGCGTTCCAGGTCAGCCCAAAGTCCTTGCGGCTGATCTCGGTCTCGGCGGAGAACCCGGCGCGGGTGGCGCCGAAAGGATCAACGGCGACGCCGGTGAACTCCACTTCCAGCTCCACGGGCTTGGTGATCCCGCGGATGGTGAGATCGCCCGTGAGCGTGTAGTCCTCGCCGTCGCCCTCCACGCTGGTGGCCCGGAAGGTCATCTCCGGGAACGCCTCGACGTCGAAAAAGTCGGCGCCGCGGACGTGGCCGTCTCGGTTGGCATCGCCGGAGTCGAAGCTCGCGGTCTTGACCGTTGCGTGGAGGGACGCGTCGGCCAAGGACTCGCGCACCCGGGCCTCGGCACTAGCCTCGGTGAAACGGCCGCGGACCTTGCTGATGCCCGCGTGCCTCACGCTGAAACCAATCTCGCTGTGGGACATGTCCAGCAACCAAGTGCCGGAAGTCAGGCCTGAGGGAAGAGTCATGGTGGATCTCCTGATTCGAAAGAATTTCGCTTGGATCGATCCCTTCTACCCTTATTGAGCTCCTCAATGAAGTCAAGGAACCCGGCGCGGCCCCTTGACTGGCGGGGACCGTCGGCCGAGAGTGTCACATGTGAGGCGTGAGGCCGTTCGGGAGTATCTGGCGAGTGCCCTGTGGGCGATGCCGACGTGCGCCGTCGTCCTCGCGATCATCGCGGGGGCGGGCCTCTCCGCGGTACAGCTCGGCCCGGAGTCGCCCCTCGCCGTCCTCCTCTTCCAAGGGACGTCCGACGACGCGCGGAACCTGCTCATCGGGATCGCGAGCACAATGGTCACGGTCATCGCCGTCGTGCTCGGGCTCACTGTCGTGGCCCTGCAGCTCGCGTCGACGCAGTTCAGCCCTCGGCTGCTGCGGAACTTCCTGCGCGACATCCCCAACCAAGTGACGCTCAGCGCGTTCGTTGCCACGTTCGCGTACAGCACGGCAGGGCTCTACACAGTGGGAATCGCAGCCGGTCAGCGCACCGAGAACTACCCCCGCCTCGCGGTGAGTGGCGCATTGCTGCTGTTGTTCGTGAGCATGGTCATGCTCGTCTTCTTCGCCCACCATCTGTCGCATTCGATCCAAGTGGACCAAGTCATGAAGGGCGTCGAGAGGGCCACGCTCAAGGTGATCGAGAGGTCGTTCGTCCCGGGCGATCCCGCTATTCGCATGCCAAACCCACCGCCCGGCGCCACGGCCTTGCTGGTACCGCAGTCAGGATATGTTCAAGCCTTCCATGCCGAGGCGTTCGTCGGGGTGCTCGCGAGCCAGGGCCTCACTGCCCGTATGGTGCCCATGGTCGGCCGGCACGTCATCGCCGGATCCCCGCTCGCCTGGGTCTGGGAGGGCACCGGCGACGGCGAACATCCCCTTGCCCCCGACGCCGGCGCTGAACTGCGCCGGGCGCTCGCTCAGAGCGTTCGGATCGGTTACGAACGGACCCTTGAGCAGGACGTCGCCTTCGGGATCCGGCAACTCGCCGACGTCGCGTCCAAGGCGCTCTCGCCCGCCATCAACGACCCCTACACCGCGAACCAAGCGGTGGACCATCTCGGCTCGATCCTCGCTGCCCTCTCACTACGACAGCACGGCCCGCAGGCCGTGGTGGACGCGCAAGGCACCGTGAGGCTGCACCTACCGGCTCGGGATTTCGGCTATCTCGTGGATCTGGCCCTCGGACAGGTGCGGCGGTACGGCGCGAACGAGCCTCGCGTGGTCCGGGCACTGCTGCGTGTGTGCCGCGATCTCGTGTGGTTCGGCGACGCGGCCCACCACGCCGTCGTGCGTCAATACGTCGAGACCCTCCTCAGCGATGTGGCCCGGCTCGTGGCCCAGCCAGCCGATCGCGAACCCCTTCTCGCGGAGGGGGCGGCGGTACTCAAGGCGTTCGACGTCGCGGACGGACCCGGTGGCACCACCTAGCTAATACGGTGGGTGCGTCATTCGATTTCCGCTTCCGCGGCTGCGTTGCGGATGCCGCGGGGACGTCCTGCTTTGGTCCAGGCCCAGTAAAGGAGGCCTGCGATGGCGAGCGCAGCGGCGAGGCTGGCGATGGGGAAACCGCGGGAGAGGTTGGCAATGAGGGTGAAGGCCACGACGAGGGCTCCGACGGTGTTCAGGATGAGGAATCCCGGTTGGCGGTCCTTACGGGCAAAGAGTGCCATGGAGACCAAGCCGGCGAGGAAGCTGAGGAAGACCGAGACGGCGTAGAAGAGGACAAGCACCTGGTCGTTGCCTCCGGCGATGGCGGTGACGGCTCCGGCCAGGACGATGAACAGGGCGACGCCCCAATAGGGCGTGTGGTGTGCGTTGGTGCGGCCCAGGGAAGGAGGAAGGATGCCGACCGTCTCCCCGTTGCGGTTGATGTGGCGTGCCAGAGCCTTGAGTAGGCCAGGTCCAGCCTGGAAGCCTGAGGAAGCCGCCGAGAGCAGCAGCAGGGCAGTGACGAGCTGGAAGGCGGCGAACACAGGCTCCGGGGTAGCGAGGCGGGCGAGTTCGGCGATCTGCGTGCTGTCTTCCGGAGGGATGCCTACTTGGAGTTGGGTGGCCTCCAGGGCGAGGCCCAGAGTTATGATCCCGACGACGGCGAGGGTCAGCCAGAGGGTGAGCTGCCCGAAGCGGCGCTTCCCGGCGTTGTCGAGCTGCCCGAGCTGGGCAACCGCCGAGGTCGCCGCTTCGACGCCGGTGGCCATGGCCATGGCGACGGGGAAGGCAAGCGCCACGGCAAGGACCGGCGCATGCCCTGGAGCGCCGGTGATCGTGCCAACCGGTCGAGGCGCTGCGCCGAGACCGTCCAGAAGGACGACGGCGGAAACGACGATGAAGGCCACAGTCATCGCCGCGAAGACCAACCGGCCCAAGTGTCCGAACCAGCTCGCAGCACCGACGAGGACCACCAAGCCCAGCCCGAGCAGCAACCGCCAGGGGGCAAGTGCCGGGAAATAGGCGATCACTGCCGAGGAACCAGCAGAGACGCTGATCGCGATGGTGAGCACGAAATCCACCACCAGCGCCCCGATCGGGATGAAGGACCAGCCGTCTCCGAAGGCTTCACCCACGGCGGCGGACGCCCCGCCGCCTCTCGGGTAGCGGGCGATAAGTTGCCGGTAATTCACGATGACCAGGGCGACGATGGCCACCACTACGACCATCGTCGGGCCCAGCAACGCCAAATCACCGTTCAGGGCGCGCAGAGCGGCTTCGATGGCGTACGCAACAGAGGAGACAGGGTCCGCCATGACCGCGAAAGCAAACGCCAACAGCAGCGCGGTGCGCGAGCGCAATGCTCTGCCAAGACCACCTTTGATGGACGCTCGGCGCTGAATTTTCACGGGGTTCTCCGGTTCCATGACAGACCTATCGATCTGCCGACCAGACTTCCCGGCTCACCCTGAATGCCTCCCGCCCGCTGCTAGGAGCGCGGGCGGGAGACGCTACTACATCCCGAGCCCGGGGACCATCCCCGGCGCAAAGGCGACAAACACCGCAATCAGGCCTAGCGCCACCGCAACCGAACGGTTGGCGAGCCGTTTCCACGGGAGCATCTTCTCAAGCGCAATGAACGCCCCGACCACGGCCATCCACCCGACGCTCATCACGCCGAGCGCGAAGAGCGCCACCATCAACGCCCAGCAGCAGGCAACGCACCATGCGCCGTGCTCGAGTCCAAGGCGCAGCGCACCAATGGGCCCGTAGCGGATGCGGTGCAGGATGAAGTCCATGGGCGTCCTGCATTTCATCAGGGAAACGTTCTTCGCCGGCGTGAGCTGGTAGACCGCCGCGGCAAAGATCACTCCCGCAGCCAGATAGCGACCGCCAGGATCAGACGAGAACAAGCCAGGGACCAGCGCCGCCACCGCTGTGTAGAGCGCGTAGGCGGCGAGGCCGAAGATTGTCCACGAAATCAGGTAACCGGCAACGAACACGGCCGTAGACCCTGACGGAGCGTATCGTCCGGTTTCGCGGCGGTGCTCGGTGATCCGGGCGTAGGCAACCACCATCGGAGCCACCGACGGAAACATCATCGCCGCCAGCATCACAACCCAGGTGGTGAGGAAGAAGCCCAGTGGTCCCGGGTCTGTCCAACGCCCCATGTCCATCCCGGACATTTGCACGGCCGAAACGATCCAGCTCACCCCTGCGAGGACGAGCAGAACCGCGACCAAACCGGCCTCGCGCAGATCAACGCGGAAAACTGTGGCGCGCGCGGTGGAGCGCGCCACAGTTCCCGGGTTCAACCTTCTGCGCGGCACGTGCCCGGCCGTCATGCCCTTCCCTTGGGGGCGCCTTCAGCCATCTCGCTTGCGTAGGTGAATTCCCCGCTCTCGCCATAGATCCCGTCGAAGTCCAGGTCGAAGAGATCCGAGTGCCCCGGCGCCTTCCCGATCATGTAGTCGGCAGCGAAGGCGTACATAGCGTTCTTGACAGTGGTGACACCGCCACCCGGTCCGGGCAGCGTCTCAAGGGTGAAGTTCACGCGGTCTCCCACTTTGCCGGACGGGTTATCGCCATCCGAGAAGGTGACACTGGCTCTCTGGACGCCCAACCATTCGCCATACAAAGCCGCCAGATCCCCGAACGGGCCGCCAACCTCGCCGTGCAGAATGCTTTCGAGGGCGGTCGCCTGCCCGTCCGATGCTCCTTCATCGAGGACGACTCCGATCCTCCAGCCGCCCGCGGTGAGGTGCGACGGGAAGAAGTTGACGAAGGCAAAGTCGACACCCGAAAGATCGGTGTCATCGAGCTTCCCAGCCGCAACATGGAACACAGCCACGCCACGGCACTCGCCGTTCGTACTGTTGGGCCTACCGTCCACCGGGCACGGACAGATCAACGCGCAACTACAATTGGCTACATATTTCCCGGACATTTCCCACGACATTGAGGACTCTCCTCGCTAGTTCATTCGACTAGCGGAGCTCCCCCAGAGGCAGCGCCGAAAACACTTACAACGAGACCACGAACCTCGTAAGGCCGAGATTATTCCCGCCTCATTTGAGTGTCAATAAGCTTTGCTAACCCACCGTCCCCGGCTTCCGCCACATCATCGCCAGCACGAACACCACCGCGCTCAGACCGAGCATCACCAGCACCATCAACCCCCAGTTCGCCTGATTGACGCCAGGCCCATAAAGCACGCCGATGAGCACCGTCGCTGTGATGGCCCCGAGGTAGCGGCAGGTCTGGAAGATCCCGGCGGCCACTCCCCTGTCTTGGGGCCGCGCGGACACATACAGCCCCTGGTTTGACGCCGTGCTGACCACGCCATACGGGATACCCATCAGCGCCGTGAGCACCAACACCAGCGGAGGCCAGAAGGACAAAGTCAGGATCCCCAACGCCCCGGACGCGAGGGCCAAAAGCACGACGCCGGCGATCATCACGGAACGCACCCCGAACCGCTCAATGAACCGCACCGCAACCGGGGTCACGAAAACCGACATGGCAGCAAGGGGCAGCATCAGCAGGCCGACCACACCGGCGTCGTACTTTCCCGCCTGCTGCAGCAACTGCGGAAGCCCGAAGAACGCAAAGTAATAGACCGCGCTGAACACCGCGAAACCCAAGTACAACAGCAGCAGCGGCCGGTTCCGGCCAAGCAGCCGCAAGTCCAGGAACGGCGGGCTGAACCGCAACTCGCGCCATGCAAACAACCCCGCCAGGACAACCGCGACGGCGATAAACCACCAACGGTAGGCCGGCATCACGTTGAGCAACGCCATCATCGCCAGCGTGAGCGAGGCGAGGAAAGCCAGGATGCCCGGAATGTCGGAATCGCGCAGGAGGACCGAGAGTTTGCCGCTTTCGCGTCCGACGTCGGGCGACGCCACTCGCCGCACCACAATCAGGGCCACGAGTGAGATCGGCACGTTGATCGCGAACAGCGCCTGCCAGCCGACAAGACTCACCAGGAGGCCGCCGACGACGGGTCCCACCGCAGCTGCCGACGTGTTCGCCATCTGGATGCGCCCCAAGGGTCGGGTGGAGCTGATGTTTGCCTGCCGGCTGAGTGCCGAAACCATGACGACGGCGCACGGGTACGCCGTCGCGGTCCCCACTGCCATGAGCGCCCGCGCCACGCAGACCAATGCGAAGTTCGGCGAGAACGGCGCCAGCGCGCAGGCAATGGCAACCACCGCCATGCCGAACGTGAACAGCCGCCGCGGACCGAAACGGTCGGCGAGGCGGCCCATCAGCGGCTGGCCCGCGGCCGAGGCGAGGTAGAAGGACGTGATCACCCAAGTGACCGTGGCGACGTCGAGTGCAAAGTCCTCGCGGAGCACCACCAGCGCCACCGCGATCATGGACGAGTTCAGCGGATTCAACGCCGTCCCCAGGCTGAGTGCAGCGATCGCTAGGCCGGGGCGGGATTTGTTGGTCACGCCCCTAAGTCTGGTCCATGGTTGCCTTGGGTCACGAAACGATGGGCGACACGAACCTCGGCGGGGAGCCGTCAGTTCTGCGCTGTGGACAGTACCGGCTTCCGCTTACCGCTGGCGTCTTGAGTCAGCGTCGGGACCGGGGGCTTCGGCGGGGCCACTACCGGAGCAGGTGCCGGGGGTGGTGGCGGTGCGGGCGGAAGGCAGGAGTAGTTGTAGTCGAAGTCCGTGGTGAATTGGGTGAGTGCGACCGCACCCCCGGCCGTCAACGGAGGGGCCGAGCAGAGTTCCACTGCGGACTCCGTTGACGTTGCTCCGGCAAGCCAGCTCTTGAGTCCGTTCAGATTGCTGTCGGGATGAAGCTGACCGGCGATGAGCCCGAACTGGTACGAGGTTGAATAGATGCCCACCGCCGCTCCAATGCTTTGCAGGTAGGCGGCCATGCCTTCAATATCGGCGGAGTTGGCGACTTTGTCCCAGGACCAGGCGTTCCCGGTTTCCACGTCCAGCCACCACAGGCGCTTGGCGGGGTCGGGTACCCCGTGCCGGGTGACGTCGTCGAAGGCCATGCCGTAACCGTAGAGGTAGGAACACGCCGCCGAAGCTGTCCCGTCGCAGCTCCCGTACGGGTTCGGACCGGCCAGGCCCACGTCCGCATCGGATGCCGGCCACCACTCGGCTCCGAACGGTCCAGGATTGGCGGTATTGACATACACAGCGGCTGCGGGTTGGCTCGTCCCGCCCGCCGAGCTGCTGGCCCAGCCCAGCAGCTCGGCGAAACAGGGATTCGCGGTGCCGGGCCGTCCGCCGTTCACTCCGACAATCCCGAACGCCTGGCCCGCAGGAACTCCGCCCCCACATTGGGGCCAGGATGTGTCGCTGCCCAACACGATGCCCGAAGCCTCCACCGGTGCAGCGTTCGCGGAGGAGAACGGAGTGGCTACCCCAGCAAAAAGGAGGCAACCGAGGGCCATGAGTTTTCCAGTTTTCATGATGTGCATCCTCGGCAGGGTCAGGACCCAGACGGGTTGGTACTGCCGCACATTGCTTCCCGAAACAATGGCAGTGAGCCTCGTTTTCGGCTCACATTGGATGCTACGGAGCCGTTTCCGGGCAGCCGTGAGTAATCCCTACTGGACTTAGTTAACGAGATTGCGAGTAAGTGGTGCTTTGCACTTGGAGTACAGCTCAGCTGCCGGGGGTACTCAGCGCCGCGCTAGGGCCCGCGCGTCCCCGTGCCGAAACCAAAGAGCCGGGTTTGTGCAGAGGCACCAACCAGGCTCTTTGATCGAGAAAGACGAACGCAAGCTATGGTCGCGCGTGAAAGGTGTCGGTCTTCGCCGGATCGCGCTCCACAACGGGATCAAGGACTTCGTCGATCTGTTTCATCAACGCATCTTCAAGCTTCCGGCCGCTGGCCTCGGCGTTGGCCGTGATCTGTTCGGGTCGCGAGGCGCCGACGATCGCCGCCGATACGTTGGGGTTTTGAAGGACCCAGGCCAAAGCCATTGTCCCCAACGACATTCCGGCGTCGGCCGCAATCGGCTTCAGTTGCTGCACTTTGGTGAGAACGTCGTCGCGCACCCAGCGGGCCACCGTGTCCTTGCCGCCCTTCTGGTCAGTGGCACGGGAACCTGCCGGAGCCTCTTTGCCTGGGAAATATTTGCCAGTGAGCACGCCCTGGGCAAGTGGTGACCAGACGATCTGGCTGATCCCCAGCTCCTCACAGGCCGGCACGATTTCCTCGTCGATAACCCTCCACAACATGTTGTACTGGGGTTGGTTGGACACTAGTTGGATGTTCAATTCCTTAGCCAGGGCGGCACCGGAACGGATTTCTTCAGCCGTCCATTCGGAAACGCCAATGTAGTGGGCCTTGCCATCCCGGACGACGTCGGCGAAGGCCTGCATCGTCTCCTCCAGCGGCGTCTCGTAGTCAAAACGATGTGCCTGGTACAGGTCAACGTAATCCGTCTTGAGTCTGCGGAGACTGCCGTTGATGGCCTCGCGGATGTGCTTGCGGGAAAGGCCTCGGTCGTTACGCCCCTCCCCCGTGGGGAAGTAAACCTTGGTGAAAATCTCCAGGCTTTCGCGCCGCACGCCTTGCAGCGCCTCGCCCAAGGCGCTTTCGGCGCGCGTGTCAGCGTACGCGTCGGCAGTGTCGAAGGTGGTGATGCCGGCGTCGAGAGCGGCGTGAACGCATGCGGCGGCCGCATCCTGCTCTATTTGGGACCCGTGCGTCATCCAGTTACCGTAGGCAATTTCGCTGACATACATGCCGCTTCGGCCTAATTTTCTGTATTCCATTAATATCTCCTGCTGTCGGTTCAGGGACGGATTGCGAAGATGTTCTTCATGCGGTCCCAAGCCTCTGAGCGGACAAATGCGGGAATGCGGTTGAGAGGAGCGGGCACATCTACTGTTTGCTTTCCTGCGTAGCTGTCCCCGGTCCAGGCGTCGATCCAGTCTCCGGAAGGAAGGTAAGTTGTCCAGGACCTTGCCCCGTCCCGGGTCACAGGGGCAATCAGTAGGTCATCGCCGAGCATCCATTGCAGCGGGTGGTCCCAGACCTCCTGGTCTTCGGCATAGTCGAAGTAGAGGGGCCGCATGAGTGGGGCGCCGGTGGCTATGGTCTTCCGGGCTTGCTCCGACAAATACGGGATGAGGCGTTCGCGAAGCTCCGTCAGCTCGCGGAAGATCGGAACCACCGTCTCGTCGCCGCTTCTTTCCTGGATGTTCCAGGGCGTGCGGTCACGGGATGGCTTCCGGTGATGGTTGAATTCCGAGTGGTACTGCATGATGGGGACGAACACTGCCGCCGCTGCCGAGCGCAGATATAGTTCGGCGGTCGGCACGTCGCCGGAGAAGCCCGCAAAATCCCAACCCCAGTACACGACGCCGCACGCAGCGGCGGATAGGCCGGCAAACATTGACCAGCGGAATGCATCCCACGTGGAGTCCTCGTCACCCGCCCAGAAGGCTCCGTGGGCCTGGGAGCCAGTGAAGCCGGCCCTGCTGAAAGTGACCGGGGCCTTACCGGCAGACTCGAGCAGATCGCCATAGGCCTTGGCGTACGCGACTGGGAACAAATTATTCCCCTCGTCTCCCTTCATCCCATTGAGATAGTGAAGATCCTCGCCCCAGGCGTGCTCCCCTCCGTCAGTCTTGAATCCGTCGATGCCAAGTTCCTCGACCAAATATCGCCGTTTCTCCGTCCACCAGCGTGCCGCCTCCGGATCGGTCAGGTCCGGCATAAGTCCAAGTGGGAACCACCATCCTCGGTTCCGGTAAGGCCGCAGGCTGCCGTCCGGAGCCTCTTCACGAATGAGCCGGCCTTCACGGATCGCAGC
Proteins encoded:
- a CDS encoding DUF1326 domain-containing protein, whose protein sequence is MSWEMSGKYVANCSCALICPCPVDGRPNSTNGECRGVAVFHVAAGKLDDTDLSGVDFAFVNFFPSHLTAGGWRIGVVLDEGASDGQATALESILHGEVGGPFGDLAALYGEWLGVQRASVTFSDGDNPSGKVGDRVNFTLETLPGPGGGVTTVKNAMYAFAADYMIGKAPGHSDLFDLDFDGIYGESGEFTYASEMAEGAPKGRA
- a CDS encoding 2-hydroxyacid dehydrogenase, with the protein product MTVRLRVCLPDRKLLDAMGPSADVEFVVWDLAGPAPADHFDLLVPPYMGRPDALAALDGVTVRLVQSQSIGYDGVADVLPSGCVFANAAGVHETSTAELALGMMIASQRGIPDFVRNQATGTWGAGQRPSLADRRVLLVGYGGVGKAIEARLLPFETHVTRMASRERDDEHGRILGIDALYEQLPLHEIVVVSVPLSEQTRGLVDDRFLAAMPDGALLVNVARGPVADTEALLRETSSGRLRAALDVTDPEPLPADHPLWTAPGVLITPHVGGASSAMFPRMVRLIKKQISLLQAGEAPVNVVLGKEAVAG
- a CDS encoding DUF2254 domain-containing protein, translated to MRREAVREYLASALWAMPTCAVVLAIIAGAGLSAVQLGPESPLAVLLFQGTSDDARNLLIGIASTMVTVIAVVLGLTVVALQLASTQFSPRLLRNFLRDIPNQVTLSAFVATFAYSTAGLYTVGIAAGQRTENYPRLAVSGALLLLFVSMVMLVFFAHHLSHSIQVDQVMKGVERATLKVIERSFVPGDPAIRMPNPPPGATALLVPQSGYVQAFHAEAFVGVLASQGLTARMVPMVGRHVIAGSPLAWVWEGTGDGEHPLAPDAGAELRRALAQSVRIGYERTLEQDVAFGIRQLADVASKALSPAINDPYTANQAVDHLGSILAALSLRQHGPQAVVDAQGTVRLHLPARDFGYLVDLALGQVRRYGANEPRVVRALLRVCRDLVWFGDAAHHAVVRQYVETLLSDVARLVAQPADREPLLAEGAAVLKAFDVADGPGGTT
- a CDS encoding DUF2182 domain-containing protein, yielding MTAGHVPRRRLNPGTVARSTARATVFRVDLREAGLVAVLLVLAGVSWIVSAVQMSGMDMGRWTDPGPLGFFLTTWVVMLAAMMFPSVAPMVVAYARITEHRRETGRYAPSGSTAVFVAGYLISWTIFGLAAYALYTAVAALVPGLFSSDPGGRYLAAGVIFAAAVYQLTPAKNVSLMKCRTPMDFILHRIRYGPIGALRLGLEHGAWCVACCWALMVALFALGVMSVGWMAVVGAFIALEKMLPWKRLANRSVAVALGLIAVFVAFAPGMVPGLGM
- a CDS encoding amino acid permease — encoded protein: MEPENPVKIQRRASIKGGLGRALRSRTALLLAFAFAVMADPVSSVAYAIEAALRALNGDLALLGPTMVVVVAIVALVIVNYRQLIARYPRGGGASAAVGEAFGDGWSFIPIGALVVDFVLTIAISVSAGSSAVIAYFPALAPWRLLLGLGLVVLVGAASWFGHLGRLVFAAMTVAFIVVSAVVLLDGLGAAPRPVGTITGAPGHAPVLAVALAFPVAMAMATGVEAATSAVAQLGQLDNAGKRRFGQLTLWLTLAVVGIITLGLALEATQLQVGIPPEDSTQIAELARLATPEPVFAAFQLVTALLLLSAASSGFQAGPGLLKALARHINRNGETVGILPPSLGRTNAHHTPYWGVALFIVLAGAVTAIAGGNDQVLVLFYAVSVFLSFLAGLVSMALFARKDRQPGFLILNTVGALVVAFTLIANLSRGFPIASLAAALAIAGLLYWAWTKAGRPRGIRNAAAEAEIE
- a CDS encoding aldo/keto reductase family protein, giving the protein MEYRKLGRSGMYVSEIAYGNWMTHGSQIEQDAAAACVHAALDAGITTFDTADAYADTRAESALGEALQGVRRESLEIFTKVYFPTGEGRNDRGLSRKHIREAINGSLRRLKTDYVDLYQAHRFDYETPLEETMQAFADVVRDGKAHYIGVSEWTAEEIRSGAALAKELNIQLVSNQPQYNMLWRVIDEEIVPACEELGISQIVWSPLAQGVLTGKYFPGKEAPAGSRATDQKGGKDTVARWVRDDVLTKVQQLKPIAADAGMSLGTMALAWVLQNPNVSAAIVGASRPEQITANAEASGRKLEDALMKQIDEVLDPVVERDPAKTDTFHARP
- a CDS encoding aldo/keto reductase, translating into MPLRTAVQTEYSLWEREPETKVFPVLAELGIGFVPYSPLGRGFLTGQLRSEADFAENDYRRHSPRFQGDNFKRNLELVDRVKELADQKGCTPGQLALAWLLAQGEHIVPIPGTKKRERLAENLEAIAVELSEEDLKRLDELVPAGSAAGDRYPNMGSIDG
- a CDS encoding MFS transporter → MTNKSRPGLAIAALSLGTALNPLNSSMIAVALVVLREDFALDVATVTWVITSFYLASAAGQPLMGRLADRFGPRRLFTFGMAVVAIACALAPFSPNFALVCVARALMAVGTATAYPCAVVMVSALSRQANISSTRPLGRIQMANTSAAAVGPVVGGLLVSLVGWQALFAINVPISLVALIVVRRVASPDVGRESGKLSVLLRDSDIPGILAFLASLTLAMMALLNVMPAYRWWFIAVAVVLAGLFAWRELRFSPPFLDLRLLGRNRPLLLLYLGFAVFSAVYYFAFFGLPQLLQQAGKYDAGVVGLLMLPLAAMSVFVTPVAVRFIERFGVRSVMIAGVVLLALASGALGILTLSFWPPLVLVLTALMGIPYGVVSTASNQGLYVSARPQDRGVAAGIFQTCRYLGAITATVLIGVLYGPGVNQANWGLMVLVMLGLSAVVFVLAMMWRKPGTVG
- a CDS encoding YceI family protein, which gives rise to MTLPSGLTSGTWLLDMSHSEIGFSVRHAGISKVRGRFTEASAEARVRESLADASLHATVKTASFDSGDANRDGHVRGADFFDVEAFPEMTFRATSVEGDGEDYTLTGDLTIRGITKPVELEVEFTGVAVDPFGATRAGFSAETEISRKDFGLTWNAALETGGFLVSDKVKINLEAALVKQGEPAAE